AGTACAAGATATGAGAAACGATCGTCTTTGAAGTAAAATTGATTTGTGACACAACAGCGAAAAATTTGAATCTCAGAATTTTTATGGTTACTTCAAAAACGATTATTCCATGcataataatcttaaaaaattgtataatttcaataaattttttagttaaacaaTGTAGATTCGCGCTCAAAGAAGGATATCCAGTAATAAAATGTAGGGCAAATTGCGAAAATGTAATGCAATTTTCATTGAATACAGAGTCAGGTTGTTGCCAATGTGAGAATAATGACGAAGTTACATGTCactttcaaaaatgtaattggaCCTCGAAACCTGTATGGATGACATCGAATAAATtggatgaaaaattatataaaatagagaTTCGCGGTAAGTTTTGAATTACATACAAGATTTCGATTTTTCGCTCATATACTTAATGCCCAAAATCAGACAAAAATCAAATCGTAAGTTAGCAACAAAATAAGGGTTAAATATTTTCtggttaaattatgaaatttagaAGAATTATTACCATATTTTAGGCTAATATTCTGATGAAAAAACTTCTCGGCAAGGATAAAATTTAGGACTCTATTTGGTTACTATTCAGAGAAATTGTTTGAATATCAAAAGTTAGGAAATCCTGTGTTCATTTCCATTCCTGTATTCATGCTTTATCTGTATTTTGACtaaataattttgctttttaGATGCCATGTGTATTCCATGGACCCGTTCAGAAGAAGGTGCCATACAATGTTTGACCCAATGTGACAAGGGTTCTAATTTTTCAATGTCTGGCTATTGTTGTAATTGTGCAGCATGGAGTATGGCCTATTGTATAAAAGGAAAGTGCGCTAATGATGAAACTCTACCAGAAAATTCAAATACCACAGCTAATGAATCTCAAGTGGTTGCCTCTAGTCCAAAACCATCTACGCCTGAAGTGACAAATGAAATGGATAGTATTGAAAAGTCAACAGAATTAGTGACTGAAGAAGTTTTAAAAGACATTGACGATGatgaaaatttagaagaaaCGCGAAGAAAAAGAAGACCTAAAAAGACTcaaaaaggaaagaaaaaagagattaaaaaaattattcaaagtaTTGACTTACTGTAACATTCAGGTTCGTTAAACAGAAGTCCGaggaaattttaatgatttacttTCCTTCTCCCCGACTTTCAATCAAGGTAGTCATTTTTGAAGGCAGCAGTCAATCTTCGTAAATATGACTTTTGCATGAACATGATAATAATTTCACTCTAAACTTCAAAATTGCGCCACCCCCTTATTGAATTATCTTGACCCCTAATTGTATTTGCCCGTTACTATTTAAATTTCCGAGAATTTATAGCAAAAtttatcatctttttttttacgaaCCTACTAtagtatttaaatttctatatacaGAAGCAGTAGCAGATAATCGGTGCCAGATTTTTCTAACAACATTTAAATAAGATGATATAttgaataaaagcaaaaaaattggaAGTCTATGCACTGCTTTATTTCCATGGCGGAAATATGATGACCAGCGAGTTATCTTAATTTAGTTGTATGTTTGTGTTTGAgccaaacattatttaaaatcataattttttgttttcgtgaatgtaaaagttatttggtatttcattcaataaattAGAAATGAATGAATTTCTGTGTTggtgttatttaatattttctaaatatttcatattctaGAAATATGcaacttatttcaattttttttaaatgttaataaacgCAGAATATTTTTAGATGAATGACCTGAAAACTATTTCTAGTTTATAAGTGTCACTATCctatgaaattcaatttttatctctaaatgtaatgaaattttgaaaaccttCTAGGTTTATTTCTCAAGAAGAGGTACTTGACAAAGTACCTCAAATAAGTGCATTTAACAGTCGAAAACGATCAAAGTAATcctaaatatatgaaaaacactaaaaattaaaagccTTCATAAAATTAGTGCGATAAATTTTGTGCGATATGAATTGTCATTTGAGTTTTAACAATCGAGTGggcactaaaaaataaacagaaattttGCATATCGTTTTCTTACGAATGTGGGAATAGTTTTGCATCACACAAATATCGAACTGTCTATTTTGTGGGTGACAATACCATTGATTTCAGCAATCGTTGAATTCATTTTCGAAATGGATGAGTTCTATATCAGATTAACAAATCTAGCAATTCTATATACGGTGAAAATCGGTTGTAATGACATGggttataacataaatattatcgaagataataaatgagaactctaggatatgtcgaaataaatttcgatttttgccccaatttcctagatcagttttttgtatttttaaaatacgtattttcgactaccaagtagtcatcatcagtaagaattagctagtgaatgttactctttgctaatttggtggcggactgcagtTTATTTTGGAACTCATATATCGTTTGTATCAATCGTCATCGGAATTAGTCAGAAATGTCGACTGACATGTGCACATTATCGCTtgtaatgacaaattttaatgaCCCCTTCAATGTTGTTATAGCTGATATGTGAATGTATTtagaaatcaaaaaatgtataaatttcgaaatatataaCGAAGAAAAAACAGTAACATAAAACACATATTAAAGGAATACAATTATATTTGCTCTGGATCAGCTTATTTTAACCACTAATGgtctataataatttatatgatatCCTACATATAATATACAGGACAAAGGTTTATGTTCCTATCAAACTTCCCAATTCTACAATAggtttagttataataataacaacagaAACATTTGGATTGGGATATTAATGCTAGgaatacatacacatataagGGTTGGACAGAATGAaaaggtatataaatatatatgtatagaaatttaaacaaaGTGGTCTATGCAAATTCTCATAGTTCCCATTCttgtttaaaaagatattaaaatctAGAAATATCGCCTGGGCGACACATTCTCGATTacatttccaataaaaaaaaaactaaaaacaaaatcggtccatccgtttaggagcgccgatgccacagacagacacacagatacacaaacATGTTAAACTTATAGCAACCTTTTTCGGGTAGTACCCTACTACTTTTTTAGGGCTTACTTTCATATTGAATATGTCATCCCGAATTCAGTCATAAGACATGATTCtggaatattcaaaataattttacttcgtTCGGGTATCTAAGTGTAACTTACGATTACTAATGTATGCGTTACGACTGAGCTTAATTTTCTTAACATatttttagtatgaaattatattttttgatttacctttttaaatacaaacacaattttatttgaaaaaaaaaaaaaacgattgtcAGGTGTGGGGTTCGAACCCACGCTCCCGTTTGGGAACCAGAGCTTAAATctggcgccttagaccgctcggccaaccTGACTTGATGAAGGCCGTTCAAATTAAatcattcaattttcatttttggattatattgtaatttttgtctAACTTCTTTGATCGCCTTTTTTGAGCAGAGAAATACTTATTATACGAATAGGTAGGTCATGGCCGCTGCCCTCATCTAGACTATGGTCTACCATAGTCTTTTGATAGAATCCGGTTTTCCCCTTTTTCGGTTACCAAAGCTGGTCAAGCATATATATGGTTCACATTCATGTTTTGAAGGGTAATGGATAgcttttttggcccattttgttGCAAATATAATGAGTTAGACAGAGAAGACagatatttattgtttgttgttaGCCATGTTTGTGGATGACTTTTACTGCTTTGGTCgttattatgttttgttaataaatttaattacacttttgaaacacaaacatattttaacaaACACCACATTCATATTACTATCAGCATCATCATTTCTATCCTCAAAGAGTAGTTGGTCCCGCAACCATAACACTTATTCCCCCTCCCCACTCATTATAAACAACTGATGGATGAATTAAGGGCAACCACTATTTGAAAGTAAATCAGTTAAATAATACTAGTTATTTGATATATGGTTTTTAGTCGGAGCGGTATGGAATCAGTTTTCTATATCAGTTTTCCGAAATGACTAGGTTGAACTAAGCAAGTTTTAACTTAGTTGAGTCAGTTTACTCGATCACGTTTTATTTACATACAGGATTTCCCATTTTAACCAGTCAAAAAtaattct
The Chrysoperla carnea chromosome 4, inChrCarn1.1, whole genome shotgun sequence genome window above contains:
- the LOC123298993 gene encoding uncharacterized protein LOC123298993; the encoded protein is MINFLLLFVFGNLLGNSFAIQIKQCRFALKEGYPVIKCRANCENVMQFSLNTESGCCQCENNDEVTCHFQKCNWTSKPVWMTSNKLDEKLYKIEIRDAMCIPWTRSEEGAIQCLTQCDKGSNFSMSGYCCNCAAWSMAYCIKGKCANDETLPENSNTTANESQVVASSPKPSTPEVTNEMDSIEKSTELVTEEVLKDIDDDENLEETRRKRRPKKTQKGKKKEIKKIIQSIDLL